A genomic segment from Amphiura filiformis chromosome 10, Afil_fr2py, whole genome shotgun sequence encodes:
- the LOC140162807 gene encoding uncharacterized protein: MAHRSNFPPPNPYSRGMPGTGYRSQSPRQHSPAGGAGMHGFSGSPRGRGGGQYYSPRGFSPNRGPSPQHMHHGRGSGQFSPSNYQQSPYTPGSNQQFYQQWEGGNRGRGGRGRGGGGGGYRSPRGRGSHGGGGSASVEQYYKHSMVEDPWRTLANSQSGTAGT, from the exons ATGGCCCACCGATCGAATTTTCCTCCACCAAATCCGTACTCACGAGGAATGCCTGGGACAGGATATCGCAGCCAATCTCCCCGACAACATTCCCCAGCAGGTGGCGCAGGCATGCATGGGTTTTCTGGCTCACCAAGAGGCAGAGGAGGAGGCCAATATTACAGTCCTAG AGGGTTTTCACCAAATCGAGGCCCCTCACCACAACATATGCATCATGGTAGAGGCAGTGGGCAATTCTCACCATCAAATTATCAACAGTCTCCGTACACACCTGGTTCTAATCAACAGTTCTATCAACAGTGGGAAGGGGGAAACAGGGGAAGAGGAGGAAGAGgacgaggaggaggaggaggagggtatAGGAGCCCTAGA GGTAGAGGTTCACACGGTGGTGGAGGCAGTGCAAGCGTTGAGCAGTACTACAAACACTCTATGGTGGAGGATCCTTGGAGGACTCTAGCAAACTCACAATCAGGGACAGCAGGGACATAG